The proteins below are encoded in one region of Methylophilales bacterium:
- the aroQ gene encoding type II 3-dehydroquinate dehydratase produces MSKKKISVIHGPNLNLLGEREPEHYGSMTLEDINSMLKDRASELGVEIDIFQSNSEAEIIEKIQLLTSDFTIINPAAFTHSSVAIRDSLVAKKIKFIEVHLSNVFAREAFRKNSFFSDVAVGVISGFGAEGYIAALNYINQSE; encoded by the coding sequence ATGTCAAAGAAGAAAATAAGTGTAATTCACGGACCAAATTTAAACTTACTTGGTGAAAGAGAACCCGAACATTATGGAAGCATGACGCTTGAAGATATCAATTCTATGCTTAAAGATCGAGCAAGCGAATTAGGTGTAGAAATCGATATTTTTCAAAGCAATAGTGAAGCCGAAATAATTGAAAAAATTCAATTATTAACCAGTGACTTCACTATCATCAATCCTGCTGCCTTCACGCATAGTTCAGTCGCTATCAGAGATAGTCTTGTTGCCAAAAAAATAAAGTTTATAGAGGTTCATCTCTCGAATGTTTTTGCACGTGAAGCTTTTAGAAAAAATTCTTTTTTTTCTGACGTTGCTGTTGGAGTCATAAGTGGCTTTGGGGCAGAGGGGTATATTGCTGCCCTTAATTATATAAATCAATCTGAATAA
- a CDS encoding DUF3147 family protein: MSYIVFKYIITAGLIVLISELAKISDKIGALTSALPLITISVLFWLFFENQSTEKIANHSYYTFWYVLPTLPMFLLFPWIIKHWSFWPAIVLSIGFTVVLFIVYVAVLKKFGIDLL; the protein is encoded by the coding sequence ATGTCCTATATTGTTTTTAAATATATCATTACAGCTGGTCTTATTGTTCTCATATCAGAGCTTGCAAAAATTTCAGATAAAATCGGTGCTCTCACCAGTGCTTTACCTTTAATCACAATCAGCGTGTTATTTTGGTTATTTTTTGAAAACCAATCAACTGAAAAAATAGCCAATCATTCTTACTATACTTTCTGGTATGTGCTTCCAACACTTCCTATGTTTCTCCTTTTTCCATGGATTATTAAGCATTGGTCATTTTGGCCTGCTATAGTTCTATCAATCGGATTCACAGTTGTTTTATTTATTGTTTATGTTGCTGTTTTAAAAAAGTTTGGAATTGATTTATTGTAA
- the accB gene encoding acetyl-CoA carboxylase biotin carboxyl carrier protein, producing the protein MDLRKLKTLIDLVEASDISELELTEGEEKVKISRQNNTGSSLPPTNYVQQPIQPTVNMQPQVQSEAPSDKVETTPADNKNSITSPMVGTFYRAASPDSAPFIDIGSTVKKGETLCIIEAMKILNEIESDKEGTITKILIENGQPVEYGQPLFEIS; encoded by the coding sequence ATGGATTTAAGAAAGTTAAAGACCTTAATAGATTTAGTTGAAGCATCAGATATCTCTGAACTTGAACTGACAGAAGGTGAGGAAAAAGTAAAAATTAGTCGTCAAAATAATACGGGGTCCTCTTTACCGCCTACTAATTATGTTCAACAACCTATCCAACCAACAGTAAATATGCAACCTCAAGTGCAATCTGAGGCGCCCTCCGATAAGGTAGAAACAACACCAGCAGATAATAAAAATTCTATTACTTCTCCAATGGTTGGTACCTTTTATAGAGCTGCCTCTCCTGATTCAGCTCCCTTTATAGATATTGGCTCAACCGTTAAAAAGGGTGAGACATTATGCATTATTGAAGCTATGAAAATTCTTAATGAAATAGAGTCTGATAAAGAGGGTACCATTACTAAAATTTTAATTGAGAATGGTCAACCTGTTGAGTATGGACAGCCACTCTTCGAAATAAGCTAA
- the prmA gene encoding 50S ribosomal protein L11 methyltransferase, producing the protein MAWINLTFFAEEKHIDLLSEALETRGALSIFIQDKNLNNSDEELIFGEPHSGPNKFWATNQIQALFNDSVDIKEIQDELILNFQDIDFKFTASSVSETDWVKLSQSQFKPICIKNRINIVPSWHKINNPKLINIILDPGLAFGTGAHPTTHLCTEWLIDNVSKEKKVLDYGCGSGILAIAAFKLGAKMVKGVDIDPQAIIASKENGNVNECNIDWLNTNEDFKFQTDLLVANILSSALSVLAPLLASYCAPKGKIALSGILESQENQIKKIYAPWFNFEKTLKNNGWVCLSGVKV; encoded by the coding sequence ATGGCATGGATAAATTTAACTTTTTTTGCGGAAGAAAAACATATTGATCTATTAAGTGAAGCGTTAGAAACCCGAGGTGCATTATCCATATTTATTCAAGATAAAAACTTAAATAACAGTGATGAAGAATTAATCTTTGGTGAGCCTCATAGCGGACCAAATAAATTTTGGGCCACCAATCAAATTCAAGCGTTATTTAATGATTCCGTAGATATAAAAGAAATTCAAGATGAGCTCATCTTGAATTTTCAGGATATTGATTTTAAATTTACTGCCTCATCTGTATCTGAGACAGATTGGGTAAAATTATCACAATCTCAATTTAAACCAATTTGTATTAAAAACAGAATTAATATTGTTCCATCATGGCATAAAATAAATAACCCAAAACTAATTAATATTATTTTAGACCCTGGTTTAGCTTTTGGGACGGGAGCTCATCCAACAACGCATCTTTGCACAGAATGGCTTATTGATAATGTTTCTAAAGAAAAAAAAGTACTAGATTACGGATGTGGCTCAGGTATCTTAGCTATCGCTGCTTTTAAACTTGGCGCTAAAATGGTAAAAGGGGTTGATATAGATCCCCAAGCTATTATTGCAAGTAAAGAAAATGGGAATGTAAATGAATGTAATATCGATTGGTTAAATACAAATGAAGATTTTAAGTTTCAAACCGACCTATTAGTTGCAAATATTTTATCTAGCGCACTCTCCGTTTTAGCCCCATTGTTAGCAAGTTACTGTGCGCCAAAAGGCAAGATTGCCCTATCAGGTATACTTGAATCACAGGAAAATCAAATAAAAAAAATTTATGCACCTTGGTTTAATTTTGAAAAAACCTTAAAAAATAATGGTTGGGTATGTCTTAGTGGGGTTAAAGTTTAG
- a CDS encoding GIY-YIG nuclease family protein encodes MANYNVSGLETLAELARLSKNSWCVYILRCTDGTFYTGITTDINRRIKEHGTKKGAKYTKQRGPFKLVYKASFHNRSSASKEEHRIKSLPLQEKLKLLKSDAVFP; translated from the coding sequence ATGGCTAACTACAATGTGAGTGGACTTGAAACATTAGCTGAACTAGCTCGCTTATCAAAAAATAGTTGGTGCGTCTATATTTTAAGGTGTACAGATGGTACTTTTTATACGGGAATTACCACAGATATTAATCGCCGAATAAAAGAACATGGTACAAAAAAGGGTGCCAAATATACAAAACAACGTGGTCCTTTTAAATTAGTTTATAAAGCTTCTTTTCATAATAGAAGCTCAGCCAGTAAAGAGGAACATAGAATTAAATCCCTACCCCTTCAAGAAAAACTTAAACTACTTAAATCTGATGCTGTCTTTCCATAA
- a CDS encoding nucleotide sugar dehydrogenase: MKITIVGTGYVGLSNAMLLSKNNHVIALDINSDKVDLINKGISPIDDSEIQKYLSKLHKKSKVRIHDQFFKATINKEYAYSKADFVIIATPTDYDVETISFDTKSVESVIKDVISINSKATIVIKSTVPVGFTEDIKKRFSSNNIMFSPEFLREGKALYDNLYPSRIIVGEQSDRGRQFANLLVEGAEKENINVLLINNTEAEAVKLFSNSYLAMRVSYFNELDSYAELNNLNAKQIIQGVSLEPRIGNHYNNPSFGYGGYCFPKDTKQLKANFKDVPNNLISAIVESNSTRKDVIANSIIAKQPKVVGIFRLIMKVGSDNFRSSAIQGVIKRLKAYGIEIIVFEPELKNKSFLGCKVIEKLTKFKEDSNLIVTNRMAQELEDIKDKVYTRDIFNSD, translated from the coding sequence ATGAAAATAACTATTGTAGGTACAGGTTACGTTGGGTTATCAAATGCAATGTTACTTTCAAAAAATAATCATGTTATTGCCTTGGATATCAACTCTGACAAAGTTGATTTAATAAATAAAGGCATATCGCCCATTGATGATAGCGAAATCCAAAAATACTTATCAAAACTTCACAAAAAGTCAAAGGTAAGAATTCATGACCAATTCTTTAAAGCCACCATTAATAAAGAGTATGCCTATTCTAAAGCTGATTTTGTTATTATTGCGACACCAACTGACTATGATGTCGAAACCATTAGCTTTGATACAAAATCGGTTGAATCAGTCATTAAAGATGTTATTTCCATCAACTCTAAAGCAACTATAGTTATAAAATCTACAGTTCCAGTAGGCTTTACCGAGGATATTAAAAAAAGATTCTCATCAAACAATATTATGTTTTCACCGGAGTTTTTAAGAGAAGGGAAAGCGCTTTATGACAATTTGTACCCTTCTAGAATTATTGTAGGAGAGCAATCTGATCGTGGTAGGCAATTTGCAAATTTATTAGTAGAAGGCGCCGAGAAAGAAAATATTAATGTATTGTTAATTAATAATACTGAAGCTGAAGCCGTAAAGTTATTTTCAAACAGCTATCTTGCTATGCGTGTTTCTTATTTTAATGAGTTAGATTCCTATGCTGAACTAAATAATCTAAATGCAAAACAAATTATTCAAGGCGTAAGCCTAGAGCCCCGAATTGGCAATCATTATAATAATCCTTCATTTGGTTATGGTGGTTACTGCTTTCCTAAGGATACCAAACAACTTAAAGCTAACTTTAAAGATGTACCTAACAACTTAATCAGTGCTATTGTCGAGTCAAATTCAACGCGAAAAGATGTTATTGCTAATTCAATTATTGCTAAACAGCCAAAAGTGGTAGGAATTTTTAGGCTTATAATGAAAGTAGGTAGTGATAACTTTAGATCTTCTGCAATTCAAGGAGTCATTAAACGCCTTAAGGCTTATGGTATTGAAATAATAGTTTTTGAACCTGAGTTGAAGAATAAAAGTTTTCTTGGATGTAAAGTAATCGAAAAATTAACTAAATTTAAAGAAGATAGCAATTTAATTGTAACAAACCGTATGGCTCAAGAACTGGAGGATATCAAAGATAAAGTTTATACTAGAGATATATTTAATTCTGATTAA
- a CDS encoding glycosyltransferase family 2 protein, producing the protein MKKNIISIIIPVYNESTILLSFYNRLKSVTSKLKKYQCELIFVNDGSTDDSFSVLSELAKLDKKNKILDLSRNFGKEVALSAGVHEADNSDAVICIDADLQHPPELIPDLIIAWQKGFEVVATIRSSIEKQPLIKRIGSKLFYWVMTKISGVQMKSQTTDFRLYDKKVTQAFRHVTERERMFRGVMDWMGFKKTYIKFKADARINGEAGYSYSKLWHLAINSITSFSLWPLRITGRIGVLITISSGVVLLWMLLDYLTTSNWNFSPLAIVVVANTFLMGLVLVSIGLVALYVGNIHTEVINRPLYIIRERLNFSNSPEEQKIK; encoded by the coding sequence ATGAAGAAAAATATAATTTCAATTATTATCCCTGTTTACAATGAGTCAACAATCTTACTTTCTTTTTATAACCGTTTAAAATCAGTTACAAGTAAGTTGAAAAAATATCAATGCGAACTTATTTTTGTCAATGACGGTAGCACTGATGATTCTTTTTCTGTTTTGAGTGAACTTGCCAAACTTGACAAAAAAAATAAAATATTAGACTTGTCCCGTAATTTTGGCAAAGAAGTAGCCCTTAGCGCAGGTGTTCATGAAGCAGATAATTCAGATGCCGTTATTTGTATTGATGCTGATCTTCAACATCCTCCAGAATTAATACCAGATCTAATTATTGCCTGGCAAAAAGGGTTTGAAGTTGTTGCTACAATTCGCTCCAGTATTGAAAAACAACCTTTGATTAAACGTATAGGGTCAAAACTATTTTATTGGGTAATGACAAAAATTTCTGGTGTGCAGATGAAGTCCCAGACGACCGATTTTCGACTATATGACAAAAAAGTGACCCAAGCTTTTCGCCATGTTACAGAGCGCGAAAGGATGTTTAGAGGTGTAATGGACTGGATGGGTTTTAAGAAAACTTATATTAAATTTAAAGCAGATGCTCGCATAAACGGAGAGGCTGGTTATTCATACTCTAAACTTTGGCATTTAGCTATTAATAGCATCACCTCCTTCTCTCTTTGGCCATTAAGAATAACTGGTCGTATAGGAGTACTGATTACTATTTCAAGTGGAGTTGTTCTTTTATGGATGCTGTTGGATTATTTAACTACTAGTAATTGGAATTTCTCACCTTTGGCCATTGTTGTTGTTGCTAACACTTTTTTAATGGGTTTGGTGTTAGTGTCAATAGGGTTGGTGGCTCTTTATGTGGGTAATATTCATACAGAGGTAATTAATCGCCCACTTTATATTATCAGAGAGCGCCTTAATTTTTCTAATTCCCCTGAAGAACAAAAGATTAAGTGA
- a CDS encoding oligosaccharide flippase family protein: MKQKVRGIFLSKLIRGSSWLFMGGVSAGVLGYLFQIIMGRMLSVSEYGIFSALMAMIIVIGAPMSALTMIIARRVSAFRSDKDISNLSHLFFWINRRLILISIVLIVIIIFNAKSLQNFLLIEKSVYLFSLVAIILIAFPQAIINGFLQGLQYFKWLALSSVFVTFLKIIFAITLIYVGLGVTGALGGVIFSSLALLIITYIILYPSIKKTNVSGSSSTQLLFKSSFPVLLANFAFAIMTQIDIVLVKHYFSSQEAGIYAAASILGKAVMYLPSGISSALFPMVAENHASGESSQNLFLQAVSLTFLLSLIGALFYYFFADNIILLFYGDDYKEASNILKYFGFAILPMSLIMIAEQFLIAIGRVLFAYLFVIVAPLQIIVIYFYHDSVLNILLALFISGSILVISGYGFLWREFKK, translated from the coding sequence GTGAAGCAAAAAGTTAGGGGAATCTTTTTAAGTAAGCTAATACGAGGTAGCAGCTGGCTATTTATGGGTGGTGTATCGGCTGGTGTTTTAGGATATTTATTTCAGATAATCATGGGCCGTATGCTTAGTGTGTCTGAATATGGAATTTTCTCTGCATTAATGGCAATGATAATTGTTATTGGAGCCCCTATGTCTGCTTTGACAATGATAATCGCCCGTCGAGTTTCTGCATTTAGATCTGATAAAGATATAAGTAATTTAAGTCATTTATTCTTCTGGATTAATCGAAGATTAATTTTAATTAGCATTGTGCTGATAGTTATTATTATTTTTAATGCTAAGTCGTTACAAAATTTTTTACTAATAGAAAAAAGTGTTTACCTTTTTTCTTTAGTAGCAATCATTTTGATTGCTTTTCCTCAAGCAATAATCAATGGCTTTCTTCAAGGGTTGCAATATTTCAAATGGCTTGCATTAAGTTCTGTTTTTGTTACCTTTTTAAAAATTATTTTTGCTATCACTCTAATTTATGTTGGTTTGGGTGTTACAGGTGCGTTAGGAGGTGTTATTTTCTCATCACTAGCACTATTAATAATAACTTATATAATCTTATATCCATCAATAAAAAAAACTAATGTAAGTGGCTCAAGCTCAACACAGCTTTTATTTAAGTCTTCTTTTCCTGTTTTATTAGCAAATTTTGCTTTTGCAATCATGACACAAATTGACATAGTATTGGTCAAGCATTATTTTTCTAGTCAAGAGGCAGGTATTTATGCAGCTGCATCTATATTGGGCAAAGCAGTCATGTATTTACCTAGCGGGATTTCAAGTGCATTATTTCCAATGGTTGCAGAAAACCATGCAAGCGGGGAAAGTAGTCAAAATTTATTTTTACAAGCGGTAAGCTTAACTTTTTTACTTAGTTTGATAGGTGCACTATTTTATTATTTCTTTGCAGATAATATTATTTTATTATTTTATGGTGATGATTATAAAGAAGCTTCTAATATACTTAAATATTTTGGTTTCGCTATACTTCCAATGTCGCTAATAATGATAGCCGAACAATTTTTAATAGCTATAGGCCGTGTGCTTTTTGCTTATTTATTCGTAATAGTAGCACCTTTGCAAATTATTGTTATTTATTTTTATCATGATTCTGTATTAAATATACTTTTAGCATTATTTATTAGTGGATCAATACTGGTTATTTCTGGATATGGATTTCTATGGAGAGAATTTAAAAAATGA
- a CDS encoding NAD(P)-dependent alcohol dehydrogenase, with product MVKAYAALNPGENLKLYEYEPEELKQNEVRIKVHSCGICHSDISAIDNSWGKSTYPMIAGHEIIGEVIETAPNISMHKVGDSVGLGWHSGYCNKCDYCHAGDHNFCNNTKKTVFSQFGGFAEEVVAEAASVIPIPLKLNLEDAGPLLCGGITVFTPIVEFGINANHKVGIIGIGGLGHLAINFYKALGCHVTAFTSSQDKNELIKSMGADEVVSSTDQVTLKNMGAKFDLLISTVNVSLDWNLFLNTIKPRGRLHFVGAVLEPIKSSVFSLMTGRRSISGSPVGSPKNIKKMLNFCVQHNIKPIVEHFKFNDINNAIDKVRSNEVRFRAVLSW from the coding sequence ATGGTAAAAGCTTACGCTGCATTAAATCCTGGAGAAAATCTTAAACTCTACGAATATGAACCTGAAGAATTAAAACAAAATGAGGTTCGAATTAAGGTTCACTCTTGTGGCATATGCCATAGTGACATAAGCGCAATAGATAATAGCTGGGGAAAATCTACATATCCTATGATTGCAGGACATGAAATCATAGGCGAAGTAATTGAGACTGCTCCTAATATCTCAATGCACAAAGTTGGAGACAGCGTTGGCCTTGGTTGGCATTCGGGATATTGTAATAAATGTGATTATTGCCATGCAGGTGATCATAATTTTTGTAATAACACTAAGAAAACTGTATTTAGTCAGTTCGGTGGTTTTGCTGAAGAAGTTGTTGCCGAAGCAGCGAGCGTAATTCCTATTCCTTTAAAGCTAAATCTTGAAGATGCAGGTCCATTATTATGTGGCGGAATAACTGTATTTACTCCTATAGTTGAATTTGGAATTAATGCAAATCACAAAGTAGGAATTATTGGTATAGGGGGGCTTGGCCACTTAGCAATAAATTTTTATAAAGCCTTAGGTTGCCATGTAACAGCTTTTACAAGCTCACAAGATAAAAATGAGTTAATCAAATCAATGGGTGCTGATGAGGTTGTATCGTCCACTGATCAAGTGACCTTAAAAAATATGGGTGCGAAATTTGATCTACTGATATCTACAGTTAATGTTAGCTTAGATTGGAACTTATTTCTAAACACTATAAAGCCAAGAGGCAGACTCCACTTTGTTGGAGCTGTGTTAGAACCTATTAAATCCTCAGTATTCTCGCTTATGACGGGTCGTCGTTCTATATCTGGATCTCCTGTAGGGAGTCCAAAAAATATTAAAAAAATGCTTAATTTTTGTGTTCAACATAACATTAAACCTATTGTTGAGCACTTTAAATTCAATGATATTAATAATGCGATTGATAAAGTTAGAAGCAATGAGGTCAGATTTCGTGCAGTTTTAAGTTGGTAA
- a CDS encoding DEAD/DEAH box helicase, giving the protein MSFNTLNLAPEILKAIHEAGYKEPTAIQTKSIPHIIKKEHILATAQTGTGKTAAFVLPILNHLTTTKRRGKGPRILIISPTRELANQISDSIKTYSRYLKIFSVTITGGMSYQLQNKLLSKPVDILIATPGRLLDLHKQRKVKINDTEIMVLDEADKMLDMGFVPDIRKIFNATNKEQQMLMFSATLDPDVSKIAEEFLKSPTKISIEPQAIGHTNIEQTLYYVDSQSHKINLLDHFLSQDNVNQAIIFTATKRLADKLSDDLYHKDIKASALHGDMTQNSRTRTINRFKKNGIKVLVATDLASRGIDVKHITHVFNYDLPRFAEDYVHRIGRTGRADKKGFAISFVNEPDKEHLRKIERFTKLKINVQTIEGMEPTKTTADVHKKKKRRSGKKRPFIKSTKNFKNSSNAQKRIRSKNRKEGQSPTAKSAKE; this is encoded by the coding sequence TTGTCATTTAATACCCTAAATCTTGCTCCTGAAATACTCAAAGCAATCCATGAAGCTGGATACAAAGAGCCTACAGCCATCCAAACAAAATCCATCCCGCACATCATAAAAAAAGAACATATTTTAGCAACGGCTCAAACAGGCACAGGTAAAACAGCAGCATTTGTATTACCCATCTTAAATCATTTAACCACTACAAAACGAAGAGGTAAGGGACCAAGAATATTAATTATTTCACCAACACGTGAATTAGCTAATCAAATATCGGACAGTATTAAAACGTATTCACGTTATCTTAAAATATTTTCTGTCACCATAACTGGTGGAATGTCATATCAACTTCAAAACAAATTGCTATCAAAACCTGTAGATATTCTCATTGCAACGCCGGGTAGGCTTCTTGACCTGCATAAGCAAAGAAAAGTTAAAATTAATGACACTGAAATTATGGTTTTAGATGAAGCAGATAAAATGCTCGATATGGGCTTTGTGCCAGATATTAGAAAAATTTTTAATGCAACAAATAAAGAACAACAAATGCTGATGTTTTCAGCAACGCTGGACCCTGATGTATCAAAGATTGCAGAAGAATTTTTAAAATCGCCCACAAAAATATCTATTGAGCCACAGGCAATTGGTCATACAAATATTGAACAGACTCTGTATTACGTTGATAGCCAATCACATAAAATTAACCTACTCGATCATTTCTTGTCGCAAGATAATGTTAATCAAGCAATTATATTTACCGCGACTAAAAGATTAGCTGATAAATTATCAGACGATTTGTACCATAAGGATATAAAAGCATCAGCACTTCATGGTGATATGACCCAAAATAGTCGAACAAGAACTATTAATCGGTTCAAAAAAAATGGGATAAAAGTTTTAGTTGCAACAGATCTTGCATCTAGAGGGATTGATGTTAAACATATCACTCATGTATTCAATTATGACCTACCTCGCTTTGCTGAAGATTATGTCCATCGAATTGGAAGAACAGGTCGAGCTGACAAAAAAGGCTTTGCTATTAGTTTTGTTAATGAACCTGATAAGGAACATTTGAGAAAAATTGAGCGATTCACAAAATTAAAGATAAACGTTCAGACTATTGAAGGAATGGAACCTACTAAAACAACAGCAGATGTTCACAAAAAGAAAAAGCGCCGCAGCGGAAAGAAAAGGCCTTTTATTAAGTCAACAAAGAATTTTAAGAACAGCTCAAATGCTCAGAAAAGAATACGAAGTAAAAATAGAAAAGAAGGTCAATCTCCAACAGCTAAGTCAGCTAAAGAATAA
- the accC gene encoding acetyl-CoA carboxylase biotin carboxylase subunit, with product MFDKILIANRGEIALRILRACRAMGIKTVTVYSEADAEAKYVKLSDESVCIGPAPSNLSYLNIPAIISAAEVTDAQAIHPGYGFLSENADFAERVEKSGFTFIGPRPETIRMMGDKVSAKETMNKTGVPCVPGSDGAIPEDSDEIKKIAKKIGYPVIIKAAGGGGGRGMRVVHTEAALLNSVVMTKNEAQAAFGNPVVYMEKFLEKPRHVEFQVLADSHGKAIHLGTRDCSLQRRHQKIIEEAPAPGISEKQMNKIGARCASACEKINYRGAGTFEFLYENNEFYFIEMNTRLQVEHTVTELITDIDLVQEQIKIAFGEKLSFRQKDIKYQGHAIECRLNAEDPYNFMPSPGTISRFHLPGGPGVRIDTHAYGGYKVPSNYDSMVGKLITYGESRDQALARMDIALSEIVVEGIKTNVPLHRDLVNDRSFMDGGVNIHYLENKLKNKS from the coding sequence ATGTTTGATAAAATTTTAATTGCCAACCGTGGTGAAATAGCTCTTAGAATCCTCAGGGCTTGCAGAGCCATGGGAATTAAAACAGTCACAGTTTATTCTGAGGCAGATGCTGAAGCCAAATATGTAAAACTTTCCGACGAATCCGTATGCATTGGTCCAGCACCTTCCAACTTAAGCTATTTAAATATACCAGCAATCATAAGCGCAGCAGAAGTTACTGATGCACAGGCCATACACCCTGGTTATGGATTTCTATCAGAAAATGCAGATTTTGCTGAACGAGTAGAGAAAAGTGGCTTTACGTTTATTGGTCCAAGACCCGAAACAATCCGAATGATGGGAGATAAAGTCAGTGCTAAGGAGACCATGAATAAAACGGGTGTGCCTTGCGTTCCTGGTTCTGATGGTGCAATCCCAGAAGATAGTGATGAAATCAAAAAAATTGCAAAAAAAATTGGTTACCCTGTCATTATTAAAGCTGCAGGTGGTGGAGGTGGGCGAGGTATGCGGGTAGTTCACACTGAAGCAGCCCTTCTAAATTCTGTAGTAATGACGAAGAATGAGGCACAAGCAGCTTTCGGCAATCCTGTCGTTTATATGGAAAAATTCCTTGAAAAACCAAGACATGTTGAATTTCAGGTATTAGCTGACTCACATGGGAAGGCAATTCATCTTGGAACAAGAGATTGTTCCCTTCAAAGACGTCATCAAAAAATTATCGAAGAGGCTCCCGCTCCTGGTATTAGTGAAAAACAGATGAATAAAATTGGTGCTAGATGCGCATCGGCTTGTGAAAAAATAAATTATCGCGGAGCAGGTACATTTGAATTTTTATATGAAAATAATGAGTTTTATTTCATTGAAATGAATACAAGACTCCAAGTTGAACATACCGTTACCGAACTTATTACGGATATAGACTTGGTGCAAGAACAAATTAAAATTGCTTTTGGTGAAAAACTGAGTTTTCGCCAAAAGGATATTAAATACCAAGGTCATGCTATCGAGTGCAGACTAAATGCAGAAGATCCATATAACTTTATGCCTTCTCCCGGCACAATTTCTAGGTTTCATCTTCCCGGTGGACCCGGTGTAAGAATCGATACCCATGCTTATGGGGGTTATAAGGTCCCCTCAAACTATGACTCAATGGTTGGTAAGTTAATTACTTACGGAGAGTCCAGAGATCAAGCACTTGCTAGGATGGATATTGCTTTATCTGAAATTGTTGTAGAAGGTATTAAAACAAATGTGCCCCTTCATCGGGATCTAGTGAATGATCGTAGCTTCATGGATGGAGGTGTAAATATTCATTACCTCGAAAATAAGCTTAAGAATAAATCCTAA
- a CDS encoding TlpA family protein disulfide reductase, whose product MKKNIKFILLLVFIAIVAGFSGYLMKKNNLNDELVISNPTDISTASLFNANIMDNSGEMISFSKFEGQWLLLNFWATWCAPCREEIPELNEFSHKNKIIQTIAIAIDDLESVNKFTKKIPIEYLSFIAENEGVELSQSLGNERGVLPFSVIISPEKKIKKVFYGRLKLNQLNQALNSIIN is encoded by the coding sequence ATGAAAAAAAATATAAAATTTATATTGCTACTCGTATTTATTGCCATAGTTGCTGGTTTTTCAGGTTACCTTATGAAAAAAAATAATCTTAATGACGAGTTAGTCATTTCTAATCCAACCGATATCTCAACTGCATCACTATTTAACGCTAATATTATGGATAACTCTGGAGAAATGATTTCTTTTTCTAAGTTCGAGGGTCAATGGTTATTACTTAATTTTTGGGCAACATGGTGTGCACCTTGTCGAGAAGAAATACCTGAATTAAATGAATTTTCTCATAAAAATAAAATCATCCAAACCATTGCAATCGCTATAGATGATTTAGAATCTGTTAATAAATTTACAAAAAAAATACCTATTGAGTACTTGTCTTTTATTGCTGAGAACGAGGGAGTTGAACTATCACAATCACTTGGTAATGAGCGGGGTGTTTTACCCTTTAGTGTCATTATTAGCCCTGAGAAAAAGATTAAAAAAGTATTTTATGGAAGACTCAAATTAAATCAATTAAATCAAGCATTAAACTCGATCATTAATTAG